Proteins found in one Scardovia inopinata JCM 12537 genomic segment:
- a CDS encoding ATP-dependent Clp protease ATP-binding subunit: MFERFTDRARRVIVLAQEEARSLKHNYIGTEHLLLGLIREGEGVAAKALASKGVELDATRQQVEEMIGKGSAAPTGHIPFTPHARQVLELSLREALQLGHSYIGTEHVLLGLIREGEGVGTQVLVKMGVDVADLRTSVIDAIRDTSADASKNDMTNAGGITDKSAKSGSSLLDQFGRNLTEEAREGKLDPVIGRSNEIERVMVILSRRTKNNPVLIGEPGVGKTAVVEGLAQKIVAGDVPETLKDKQVYALDLGSMIAGSRYRGDFEERLKKVFKEIKTRGDIVLFIDEIHTIVGAGSADGAMGASDMLKPLLARGELQTIGATTTDEYRKYIEKDAALERRFQPIQVAEPTIAETIEILKGLRKKYEDHHHVTITDAAIQSAAELSARYIQDRNLPDKAIDLIDEAGARLRIKRLTAPSALKELDVKVAKVKADKDKAIADQDFEKAASLRDAQEKLEQERKDKEKSWREGESDVSMVVDEDTIAHVISSATGIPVFKLTETESKKLLNMEAELHKRVIGQDEAVEALSRSIRRARVGLKDPKRPSGSFIFAGPTGVGKTELAKALAEYLFDDEDALIRVDMSEFGEKYSTSRLFGAPPGYVGYEEGGELTEKVRRKPFSVILFDEIEKAHPDIFNTLLQVLDDGHLTDGQGRKVDFKNTIIIMTTNLGTNKIAQSQSTGFNLGGNTETSYQRMKDQVQSELKEQFRPEFLNRLDDIIVFKQLTESQVRQIVELDVKALNDRLFERHMSMELTDAAKDLLAEKGFDPLLGARPLRRVIQRDIEDAISEEILMGKIRENEQIVVNAEGEGILGEFTFSSHPYEVGGPDGDGTDGDSAQAAEPLPVGAEVNSAPASSDSSFDSSDSAEATGQAASSESGPVSE; this comes from the coding sequence ATGTTCGAACGGTTTACAGACAGAGCCAGGCGCGTTATTGTCCTGGCGCAGGAAGAAGCCCGGTCGCTCAAACACAATTATATTGGTACTGAGCACCTTCTCCTTGGCCTTATCCGCGAGGGTGAGGGCGTTGCTGCCAAGGCGCTCGCCTCTAAAGGGGTAGAGCTTGATGCTACCCGACAGCAAGTGGAAGAGATGATCGGCAAAGGATCGGCTGCTCCTACCGGTCATATACCTTTTACCCCTCATGCTCGGCAAGTGCTGGAGCTTTCTTTGAGGGAAGCTCTGCAGCTGGGGCACAGTTATATTGGTACTGAGCATGTTCTTTTGGGCCTTATCCGCGAGGGTGAGGGCGTGGGAACTCAGGTTCTGGTCAAGATGGGTGTGGATGTTGCTGATCTGAGGACCAGCGTAATCGATGCAATCCGCGATACCAGTGCTGACGCCTCCAAGAATGATATGACAAATGCCGGCGGTATAACAGATAAGTCAGCCAAGAGTGGTTCCTCTCTGTTGGATCAGTTTGGCCGCAATCTTACCGAAGAAGCTCGCGAAGGCAAGCTTGATCCGGTGATAGGCCGCAGCAATGAGATTGAACGGGTTATGGTTATTCTTTCCCGCCGCACCAAGAACAATCCTGTCCTGATTGGTGAGCCTGGCGTGGGGAAGACTGCTGTAGTTGAAGGTCTGGCTCAGAAAATTGTTGCTGGCGATGTCCCAGAGACCTTAAAAGATAAGCAGGTTTATGCTTTGGACCTAGGCTCTATGATTGCTGGTTCCCGCTATCGTGGTGATTTTGAGGAGCGTCTGAAGAAGGTTTTCAAGGAGATCAAAACTCGTGGCGATATTGTTCTCTTCATCGATGAAATCCATACCATAGTAGGGGCTGGCTCTGCTGATGGGGCAATGGGGGCTTCTGATATGCTGAAGCCTTTGCTGGCCAGGGGCGAGCTCCAAACCATTGGTGCAACCACTACCGATGAATACCGCAAATACATCGAAAAAGATGCTGCCCTGGAACGGCGTTTCCAGCCCATACAAGTTGCTGAGCCAACTATCGCTGAAACCATTGAAATTCTTAAGGGTCTGCGTAAAAAGTACGAAGATCATCATCATGTGACCATTACCGATGCTGCCATTCAATCTGCTGCCGAGCTGTCTGCCCGGTATATTCAGGACCGTAATCTTCCAGACAAGGCCATCGATCTGATCGATGAGGCCGGCGCACGTCTGAGAATTAAACGCCTGACCGCCCCCAGTGCTTTAAAGGAGCTGGATGTCAAGGTTGCAAAAGTAAAGGCCGATAAGGATAAGGCTATTGCCGATCAGGACTTTGAGAAGGCTGCTTCTCTGCGTGATGCTCAGGAGAAGCTGGAGCAGGAGCGCAAGGATAAGGAAAAGTCCTGGCGTGAGGGTGAGTCTGATGTATCCATGGTGGTTGATGAAGATACCATTGCTCATGTGATTTCTTCGGCTACCGGAATACCTGTTTTCAAGCTGACGGAGACTGAATCCAAGAAGCTGTTGAATATGGAGGCCGAACTTCATAAGCGGGTTATTGGTCAGGATGAAGCTGTTGAAGCCCTGTCCCGGTCCATTCGCCGTGCCCGCGTTGGGCTCAAGGACCCCAAGCGTCCTTCCGGTTCTTTCATATTCGCTGGTCCTACTGGTGTTGGAAAGACAGAGTTGGCAAAGGCTTTGGCTGAGTATCTCTTTGATGATGAAGACGCCCTTATCCGGGTGGATATGTCGGAGTTCGGCGAGAAGTACTCAACCTCTCGTCTTTTCGGAGCTCCTCCAGGATATGTGGGTTATGAAGAGGGTGGCGAACTGACCGAAAAGGTTCGGCGCAAACCTTTCTCTGTTATTCTCTTCGATGAGATTGAAAAAGCTCATCCTGACATTTTCAATACCCTGCTGCAGGTATTGGATGATGGACATTTGACCGATGGGCAGGGCCGCAAGGTTGATTTCAAGAACACCATCATTATTATGACGACAAATCTGGGGACCAATAAGATTGCCCAGAGTCAAAGCACCGGCTTCAACCTAGGCGGTAACACGGAAACCAGTTATCAGCGAATGAAGGATCAGGTACAGAGCGAGCTCAAGGAGCAGTTCCGTCCGGAGTTCCTCAATCGTCTGGATGACATCATTGTTTTCAAGCAGCTGACGGAATCTCAGGTTCGGCAGATTGTGGAGCTGGATGTTAAGGCCCTCAACGATCGCCTCTTCGAACGGCACATGTCTATGGAACTGACCGATGCTGCCAAGGATTTGCTGGCAGAAAAGGGATTCGACCCTCTGTTGGGAGCTCGTCCTTTGCGCCGTGTTATTCAACGCGACATTGAAGATGCCATCTCGGAAGAAATTCTCATGGGTAAAATTCGCGAGAATGAGCAGATTGTTGTGAATGCTGAAGGTGAAGGAATTCTTGGCGAATTTACCTTCAGCAGCCACCCCTATGAGGTTGGCGGTCCCGATGGAGATGGTACTGATGGAGATTCAGCCCAGGCTGCGGAACCGCTTCCGGTGGGAGCCGAGGTGAATTCTGCTCCCGCTTCTTCTGATTCTTCTTTTGATTCTTCGGATTCTGCTGAAGCAACTGGTCAGGCCGCCTCCTCAGAATCAGGACCAGTGAGTGAGTGA
- a CDS encoding universal stress protein — MANEQKTADLVVGVDGSQESFGALRWALTEASLTGQKVNAVYGWTQSWDMGERPQTDEEWERLHKIISLELDEWVAKASAGLDFDRSHLEKTSVHAAGSTALLELGQNAQQIVVGRRSLSRLARWFLGSISDSLIDQATVPVTVVRGQHLQPDQTKTQAHTHTQEATGSPSILVGIDGSSVSGRALKFAASEAARTGCSLKVLYCWKMKSLGELSDRTHAIPSKEEAHDYANKIVRDIIEAAHLPADLHVEGQAVHAEAVKGLTDGSATARRLIVGSRGLTGLDAFVLGSVSKQLIDSSLCPLTIVH; from the coding sequence ATGGCAAACGAACAAAAAACAGCAGATCTTGTAGTAGGAGTCGATGGTTCACAAGAGTCGTTTGGAGCTCTGCGCTGGGCTTTAACAGAAGCTTCCTTAACTGGACAGAAGGTTAATGCAGTCTATGGATGGACTCAGTCCTGGGACATGGGAGAGCGTCCGCAGACAGATGAAGAATGGGAAAGACTGCATAAAATTATTTCCTTAGAGCTGGATGAATGGGTTGCCAAGGCCAGCGCCGGACTTGACTTTGATCGTTCTCACCTAGAAAAAACTTCCGTCCATGCAGCAGGCTCGACTGCCCTTCTAGAGCTAGGACAGAACGCCCAGCAGATTGTTGTTGGCCGTCGGTCCCTAAGCCGTTTAGCCCGATGGTTTTTAGGATCGATTTCTGATTCCCTCATAGACCAGGCCACTGTTCCCGTGACAGTTGTACGAGGCCAGCATCTGCAGCCAGATCAGACAAAAACACAGGCTCATACGCATACTCAAGAAGCTACAGGGTCCCCATCAATCCTAGTGGGAATTGATGGATCCTCAGTCTCAGGACGGGCTTTGAAATTCGCTGCATCCGAAGCAGCCCGCACTGGTTGTAGCCTGAAAGTTCTCTATTGCTGGAAAATGAAAAGTTTGGGAGAGCTGTCGGACAGAACACACGCCATCCCCAGCAAAGAAGAAGCCCACGACTACGCCAATAAAATTGTCAGGGACATTATTGAGGCAGCTCATTTACCGGCAGACCTGCACGTGGAAGGCCAGGCTGTCCACGCTGAAGCTGTCAAAGGTCTCACCGATGGATCGGCCACAGCCCGCCGTCTTATTGTTGGTTCTCGAGGATTAACAGGCTTGGATGCCTTTGTATTGGGATCGGTCAGTAAACAGTTGATAGACAGCAGTTTATGCCCGCTTACTATCGTTCATTAA
- a CDS encoding DUF3027 domain-containing protein — MAENQVHTSHVTPSQEAEDLARQVALEMAEEPEDVGDFVSAQLVGENLYDYRFASHITGYEGWQWSVTVYHDQDADRWTVDESSLIPTGESLLAPEWIPWKDRILPEDLSPTDVLGTAEDDSRLEEGVTDISAETRPLHTDRPANESERDLNPEHSPQQDREQQTSSDSESTSTTSREDVLDAVDTFRLSCRHVMTAQAKGETAKRWHNGPHGPKSMSTQTAGGNVCQSCAFFIPLQGQLGTMFGVCANKWSQDDGRVVSLDHGCGSHSEIEPPDPTPLWVQSEPRVDDDVDSIEIIPQTQRDENSQVELIEESSQTPEEESDEITTEAALESAEPDELMNDSKRA, encoded by the coding sequence ATGGCAGAAAATCAGGTACACACGAGTCACGTCACCCCCAGCCAGGAAGCAGAGGATCTGGCCAGGCAGGTTGCTTTAGAAATGGCTGAAGAGCCGGAAGACGTAGGTGATTTTGTTTCAGCCCAGCTGGTGGGGGAAAACCTGTATGATTATCGCTTTGCCTCCCATATTACCGGCTATGAAGGCTGGCAGTGGTCTGTTACCGTTTATCACGATCAAGATGCTGACCGATGGACAGTCGATGAATCTTCTCTGATACCTACAGGAGAATCTCTTCTCGCCCCCGAGTGGATACCCTGGAAAGACAGGATTTTGCCTGAAGATCTGTCTCCTACTGATGTGTTGGGGACCGCTGAAGATGATTCGCGCTTAGAGGAGGGAGTGACTGATATTTCAGCTGAAACCCGCCCCCTCCATACCGACCGGCCTGCCAACGAGTCTGAACGTGACCTAAATCCTGAGCACAGCCCGCAGCAGGATCGTGAGCAGCAAACGAGTTCCGATTCGGAATCGACATCCACTACATCTCGGGAAGACGTTCTTGATGCAGTCGATACTTTCAGGCTCTCCTGCCGTCATGTGATGACTGCCCAGGCTAAAGGAGAGACCGCCAAGAGATGGCATAATGGTCCTCACGGCCCCAAATCCATGTCAACTCAAACCGCAGGGGGCAATGTTTGCCAGTCGTGTGCTTTTTTTATCCCTCTTCAGGGACAACTGGGAACCATGTTTGGGGTTTGCGCTAACAAATGGAGCCAAGACGATGGTAGGGTTGTTTCTTTGGATCATGGCTGCGGCAGTCATTCTGAAATTGAGCCACCTGATCCTACCCCTCTCTGGGTTCAGTCGGAGCCCCGAGTTGATGATGATGTAGACAGCATCGAAATCATCCCCCAAACTCAGCGCGATGAAAACTCGCAGGTCGAGCTCATCGAAGAATCTTCGCAGACCCCAGAGGAAGAGTCTGATGAGATCACAACCGAGGCTGCTCTGGAATCAGCAGAACCAGATGAGTTAATGAACGATAGTAAGCGGGCATAA
- a CDS encoding cold-shock protein, with the protein MPSGKIRWFDAKKGYGFITSDDGEDVFLPKTALPAGISKLRKGAKVEFSRIDSRRGPQAMDLVVVGPAPSVVKATRPKADDMAVIVEDLIKLLDSAGNSLRRHRYPSTKESHKLATMLRAVADNFDVQD; encoded by the coding sequence ATGCCTAGTGGAAAGATTCGGTGGTTTGATGCCAAGAAAGGTTATGGCTTTATTACCAGCGATGATGGTGAGGATGTCTTCCTGCCGAAGACAGCTCTGCCAGCAGGGATTAGTAAACTGCGCAAGGGAGCCAAGGTTGAGTTCTCACGAATCGATAGCCGGCGGGGCCCCCAGGCTATGGATCTGGTAGTTGTTGGTCCTGCTCCTTCTGTTGTCAAAGCAACCAGGCCCAAGGCTGATGATATGGCTGTGATTGTGGAGGACCTTATCAAGCTGCTGGATTCGGCTGGCAACAGTTTGCGCAGGCACCGCTATCCTTCGACCAAAGAATCCCATAAGCTGGCAACTATGCTTAGGGCGGTTGCCGATAATTTCGATGTTCAGGATTAG